The following DNA comes from Cedecea neteri.
ATGCAGGGCATGGACACCAGCAGTATGGATATCTTCGTGCAGCAGTATGCTGACACGGTGAAATACCTGGTTGAGAAGAAATAAGATTAAAAAAGCCGGTCATTGACCGGCTTTTTTATCCCCAGAGAGTAGCGTTTCCAGTTGCTTATCCTTCTCGCTCCACAGCGTATTTAGCCAGAGCTGAAAACGACGCTTAAAGCTTTTATCGTTAACATAATCTCCATGCAGTTCTTCCGTAATAGGCACTAAAGAGACGCGTACAACGATTTTTGTCATTTTCCCTGAAAGCATATCGTAAAACGGCAGCTGATTATTCTCCGGGTAACACAGCGTGACGTTCAGCATCTTATCAAACTGTTTGCCAAGCACATTCATTGCCATCGCTATACCGGCCGCTTTCGGCAGCAACAGATAGTTAAACGGCGAACGAGTCTGTCCCTTTTTCTCGGTGGTGAAGCGCGAGCCCTCAACAAAATTCACAATCGTGGTAGGGTGAGCACGAAACTTCATACAGGAACGACGTGTCGTTTCGACATCTTTACCCCTGCGTTCTGGATGACGCAGCAAATAAGTTCTTGAATAGCGTTTCATAAACGGCATATCCAGCGCCCAGCAGGCCAGTCCCATAAAAGGAACCCAGGCAAGCTGCTGCTTAAGAAAATATTTGTTCATGGGAATATGTTTGCGGAATAACACGCAAAGGATCACGATATCTGCCCAACTCTGATGGTTGCTGATTAACAGATACCAGTTCTTTTTATTCAGCCCCTCTAATCCCTCGACATCCCATTTCAAGTGAGGATTGAGGCGCAGCAGCAGTGCGAGCCCCTCACACCAGCAGTACATCATGAAGTCAGCAAATACCGAGATCGAGCGCCATATCGCCGGAAAGGGCAGCATGAGCTTAACGATCCCGGCCAAAATGATAGGTACAGAGCAGGCGATCGTGACCAAAATAGTGAGTGCAATACTTAACACCAATGTGATCGCAGCGAGTAATCTCGACATAGGTAATTTTTGCTGGTTAGGGGTATATGGAATGCTGTTATTAGCGGCAATAAGAGGCGGATTTTATCAGAAAACCTATAATGACGACTCGCCAAATGAACAGGATTTTCATGAATCGCATTTATGGGTAGAACAATGGCCCATCGTTTCTTACTCGTCTGAGTATATATCCACATCAAACGATCGTTAGTTAATTCATCGAGTCCAAACCAGCATTCATTTAACTTACTGAAATTAAAATATATTTAATGATGGTGTGATAGAGATAATGCCATGAAATTAGTTAGTTAAAAAAATATACACAAAGTTATCCACAAAAACGATCTCGCGCAGGATCTCCCGATCCTGGAATTCTTTTCAGCATATTGCGCCCAATAGTTCATGTTTTTGGCCAGGCTATGGCATCCTTTAGCAATACATTAATCACAGGCATGGAACGGAACATTATGGTCCAGATCGCAGACAACCCGCTTATCCTCGTTGATGGCTCTTCCTATCTTTATCGGGCATATCACGCCTTCCCACCGTTGACGAACAGCCGTGGCGAGCCAACAGGGGCGATGTACGGCGTGCTGAACATGCTGCGTAGCCTGATTTTGCAATACCAGCCGACGCACGCTGCCGTGGTGTTTGATGCCAAAGGCAAAACGTTCCGTGATGAGTTGTTTGAGGACTATAAATCGCACCGCCCCCCAATGCCGGACGATCTCAGAGCGCAGATTGAACCTCTGCACGCGATGGTTAAAGCGATGGGGCTGCCTTTACTGGCCGTCTCAGGCGTTGAAGCCGATGACGTTATTGGTACGCTGGCGCTGGAGGCTGAAAAAGCAGGTCGCCCGGTGCTGATCAGTACCGGTGATAAAGACATGGCGCAGCTGGTGACGCCGGGCGTGACGCTGATTAACACCATGACCAATACCATCCTTGGGCCAGAAGAGGTACTGACCAAATACGGCGTACCTCCGGAGCTGATAATCGACTTCCTGGCGCTGATGGGTGACTCTTCGGACAACATTCCTGGCGTACCGGGCGTGGGTGAAAAAACGGCTCAGGCACTGCTTCAGGGGCTGGGTGGGCTGGACACGCTTTACGCCCACCCTGAAAAAATTGCCGAACTTACCTTCCGTGGTGCGAAAACCATGGCAGCTAAGCTAGAGCAAAGCAAAGAGCTGGCTTATCTCTCCTATAAGCTCGCCACCATTAAGACCGACGTTGAGCTGGAGCTGGGCTGTGAGCAGCTTGAAGTCCAGCAACCAGCGGCAGAGGAACTGCTGACACTCTTCAAGCAGTACGAATTTAAGCGCTGGATAACCGACGTAGAAGCAGGCAAATGGATGCAGGCTAAAGGAGCCAAACCGGCCGCGCAGCCTCTGAAAGCCGCTGAGGTTGAAGCCGAGCCTGAAGTGCCAGCCAGCCAGCTCTCTTATGACAATTACGTCACTGTCCTGGATGAGAGCGTACTGCTTGAATGGATTGAGCGGCTGAAAAAAGCGCCGCTGTTTGCGTTTGATACCGAGACCGACAGTCTGGATAACGTCAGCGCTAACCTGGTGGGGCTTTCCTTTGCCACCGAACCGGGTGTGGCCTGCTATATCCCCGTTGCACATGACTATCTCGATGCGCCGGAGCAAATTTCTCGCGATCGCGCGCTGGAGCTACTTAAGCCCCTGCTGGAGGACGAGAAAGCGCTGAAAGTCGGGCAAAACCTGAAATACGATCGTGGCATCATGCAGAACTATGGCATTGAGCTGCGGGGCATCGCTTTTGACACCATGCTGGAATCTTACACGCTGGACAGCGTCGCAGGCCGCCATGATATGGACAGTCTGGCCGATCGCTGGTTGAAGCACCAAACCATCTCGTTTGAAGAGATTGCCGGCAAAGGCAAAAAACAGCTGACCTTTAACCAGATCGATTTGGAAACTGCCGGGCGCTATGCGGCAGAAGATGCCGACGTCACCCTGCAGCTGCATTTGAAGATGTGGCCGAAGCTCGAGAAGGTTGCGGGCCCGCTGAACATCTTTAAAAACGTCGAAATGCCACTGGTACCGGTGATTTCACGCATTGAACGCAATGGCGTGAAAATCGACCCGGCTATTTTGCACGCGCATTCTGGTGAGCTGACTAAGCGCCTGGCAGAACTTGAACTCAAAGCTCATGAAATCGCCGGAGAAGAATTCAACCTCTCTTCCACAAAGCAGCTGCAAACCATTCTCTTTGAAAAACAGGGTATTAAGCCGCTGAAGAAAACGCCGGGCGGCGCGCCGTCGACGTCCGAAGAGGTGCTTGAAGAGCTGGCTCTGGATTACCCACTGCCGAAAGTGATCCTGGAATACCGTGGTTTGGCGAAGCTGAAATCCACCTACACTGACAAGTTACCGCTGATGATTAGCCCGATAACCGGGCGCGTGCATACGTCTTATCACCAGGCTGTCACGGCCACCGGGCGTTTGTCTTCGACCGATCCTAACCTGCAGAACATTCCTGTGCGCAACGAAGAAGGGCGTCGTATTCGTCAGGCCTTTATTGCGCCTGAAGATTACGTGATTCTTTCTGCGGACTACTCGCAAATTGAACTGCGCATCATGGCTCATCTCTCTCGCGATAAAGGCCTGTTAAGCGCCTTTGCCGAAGGCAAAGATATCCACCGCGCCACCGCTGCGGAAGTATTTGGTCTGCCGCTTGAAAGCGTCACCGGTGAGCAGCGTCGCAGCGCGAAAGCGATTAACTTTGGTTTGATCTACGGCATGAGCGCCTTTGGTCTTTCCCGCCAGCTCAATATTCCGCGCAAAGAGTCCCAGAAGTATATGGATCTCTACTTCGAGCGTTATCCGGGCGTGCTGGAGTATATGGAGCGTACGCGTGCTCAGGCGAAAGATCAGGGCTATGTTGAAACGCTGGATGGCCGCCGTCTTTACCTACCGGACATCAATTCCAGCAACGGCGCTCGTCGTGCCGGCGCGGAGCGTGCGGCGATTAACGCCCCGATGCAGGGTACCGCTGCCGACATTATCAAGCGCGCGATGATCGCCGTCGACGGCTGGCTGGAGACAGACAAGCCACGAGTGAAAATGATCATGCAGGTGCACGATGAACTGGTGTTCGAAGTGCACAAAGACGACGTGGAAGCGGTGTCGAAAAAGGTGCATGAGCTGATGGAAAGCAGCATGAAGCTCGACGTGCCGCTGCTGGTGGAAGTGGGCAGCGGTAAAAACTGGGATGAGGCGCATTAATAGACAATTGCTCAGGTCATGTTTTTGTAACTAAGCAACATAAGTCATAGCTTTTTGTGATGATGCTTCAAGAATGTGATGCAAAAAGTGAAAAAAAACTACAAAAAATGCTTTTTTGAGCGATTAAAAAGGAGTAAAGTTATTCGCGTAGGGTACAGAGGTAAGATGTTCTATCTTTCAGACCTTTTACTTCACGTAATCGGATTTGGCTGAATATTTAGCCGCCCCAGTCAGAAATGACTGGGGCGTTTTTTATTGCGCGAAAGAAAAGAAAAACGCGGCCTGGGCCGCGTTATGAACTGAAAGTGAGCAGACGATCCTTGAAGGAATGGCTTACTCTTCAGCCGCTTCCCCTTCCACCGCCGGCGGAAGATCGTTGTACCAGCTATCCAGCTTCAGACGCAGTTTATCAACGCCGGTTTTCTTCAGGGAAGAGAACGCCTCAACCTCGATATTCCCGCCAAACGCCAGAATTGCTTCACGCACCATATTCAGCTGGGCTTTACGCGCGCCCGATGCCAGCTTATCGGCTTTGGTCAGCAGCAGCATGACTTCGATATTGCTGGCGACGGCCCACTCAATCATCTGCTGATCGAGATCTTTCAGCGGATGGCGGATATCCATCAGCACGACCAGGCCTTTCAGGCTGTTACGCTTTTGCAGGTATTCCCCCAGCGCGCGTTGCCATTTGTGTTTCACCTCTTCCGGGACTTCGGCGTAGCCGTAGCCAGGTAAGTCTACCAGGCGTTTGCCTTCGGCAACTTCAAACAGGTTAATGAGCTGGGTACGGCCAGGGGTTTTACTGGTACGCGCCAGGCTTTTCTGATTGGTCAGCGTGTTCAGCGAGCTGGATTTCCCCGCGTTAGAGCGGCCTGCGAAAGCAACCTCAATACCGGTATCAGAAGGCAGATGGCGAATGTCCGGTGCGCTGAGCACGAACTTAGTCAGTTGATAGTTCCAGTTTTTCAAAACGGTTGTCTCCGTCAGGTAAGCATTTGCCGGGGATTATACCTGAACGAGCGGAAAACGCCGTGTTTCTCGCCAGAAGCAGAAGGCTTACAGCAGAGTGGATTGATTTTGTAAGCCATTTGCTATGGCAAATGGCAGATATCCCGGTGAATATCAGTCACTATGTATTCAAGAGTTGTTTATTTTCAAATAATTAACTGATTACTTCATCGTACGGGGCGTTGTGAACGTGAACGGCCATCTTGTTAATGATAAGCGTAGCGGTAAAGTGAGTGTGTCGGCGAGGGAAGGACAGGGTTGTCTCAAGCTAACATGGAATATTTGCTCCTTTACGGGGGCCAGAATAAGAAAAAGGCGGCGGGTTAACCTGTCGCCTTTTTTCTTTGCTTGCTTTCTGCTAGATTCCGCCGCAATTCTATACTGAATAAAATGGCTTAAGACGACTTATCATGAAGCAACCAAACTCGGCACCACAAGGCAAAAAACCGGCAAAAGCACGCCGTAAATCACGCGAAGAGATCGACCAGGAAGCGCGTGAGCGTAAGCGCCAGAAAAAACACCGCGGCCACGCAGCGGGGAGCCGTGCGAATGGCGAAAGCCAGGCAAAAGGCGGCAAAGCATCGGGTCAGGCGAAAGACCCTCGCATTGGCAGTAAAAAACCTATTCAACTGGGCGTAACCGATGCAGCACCGGTCGCTAAACAGCACAAACCGAAGAGCGAGAAACCTATGCTAACACCACAGGCTGAGCTGGATATGCTGGAAAACGATGAGCGCCTGGATGGGCTGCTGGAGCGTCTGGAAGCGGGCGAAACCCTGAGCAAGGAAGAGCAGTCCTGGGTGGATGCGAAGCTCGATCGCATTGATGCGCTGATGGAACAACTCGGCATCGCCTGGGAAGACGATGAAGAGGAAGAAGAAGAAAAAGCGGATGATTTGATGCGTCTGCTGAAGGGCGGTAACTGACGTTTACTCCTATGGGATTACCTGTTCTTCTTATGGTTATTCCGCTGGTGTGTTATCTGCTGTGGTTATTCGTTAAACTACGGCGGCTGTCGCGGCTGCAGAATTCGCTGCGGCGAAGGGTTATGGCTCGTGGAGCGAGCGGGCCAGCTTCGCCTCGTCGGCGCCGGCGACAACACCGCAAGGAGTGAGAATGTCTGAGCAGTTAATCGACTGGGATCTGGCTCTGATCCAGAAATATAATTATTCAGGGCCGCGTTACACCTCTTATCCAACCGCGCTGGAGTTTTCTGAAGCCTTTGGCGAACCCGCATTTTTGCAGGCGGTTGCCCGTTACCCGGAGCGGCCGCTGTCGCTTTACGTGCATATCCCGTTCTGCCACAAGCTTTGTTATTTCTGTGGCTGCAATAAAATTGTGACCCGCCAGCAGCACAAGGCTGACCAGTATCTCGACGCTCTGGAACAGGAAATTATCCACCGTGCGCCGCTTTTTGCGGGCCGACAGGTTAGCCAATTGCACTGGGGCGGCGGGACGCCAACTTATCTGAGCAAAGCGCAAATCAGCCGCCTGATGGCGCTGCTGCGTGGCAATTTCCATTTTAATGATGACGCGGAACTGTCCATTGAAGTTGACCCGCGCGAAATTGAACTGGATGTGCTCGACCACCTTCGGCAGGAAGGTTTTACCCGCCTTAGTATGGGCGTTCAGGACTTCAATAAAGAAGTGCAGCGCCTCGTCAACCGAGAGCAGGATGAAGAGTTTATCTTCGCGCTGATCGAGCGCGCGCGGGCATTAGGGTTTACTTCCACCAATATCGACCTGATTTACGGCTTGCCAAAGCAAACGCCGGAAAGCTTTGCCTTCACGCTCAAGCGCGTGGCCGAGCTAAGCCCGCATCGCCTCAGCGTTTTCAACTACGCACACCTGCCGACGCTATTTGCCGCCCAGCGCAAGATTAAAGACGCTGACTTGCCGAGCGCGCAGCAGAAGATGGATATCCTGCAGGAAACCATCGCCTCGCTGACGGGGTCTGGTTACCAGTTTATCGGGATGGATCACTTTGCCCGCCCGGACGATGAACTGGCGATTGCCCAGCGGGAAGGCAAACTACACCGTAATTTCCAGGGGTATACCACCCAGGGGGATACCGATCTGCTGGGGCTTGGCGTGTCGGCCATTAGCATGATCGGCGACTGTTACGCGCAGAACCAGAAAGAGCTGAAGCGCTATTATCAGCAGGTAGATGAGCAGGGCAATGCGCTGTGGCGTGGCCTGGCGCTCACGCGGGACGATTGCATTCGCCGCGATGTTATCAAGGCGCTGATCTGCAACTTCCAGCTGAACTTTGCCGATATCGAACAAATGTGGTCTCTGACGTTTGCGGATTACTTTGCAGAGGATTTAGGCCTGCTGGCGCCGCTGGCGAAAGATGGGCTGGTGGAGGTCAGCGATCAGGGGATTCAGGTTACCGGTAAGGGACGTCTGCTTATTCGCAACATTTGCATGTGTTTTGATGCCTACCTGAGGCAAAAGGCGCGTCTGCAGCAGTTTTCGCGTGTGATATAAAAACGGCGGGGTTTAGCCCCGCCGTTATTTAACCTTTCGCAAAGCGCTATTCCATGCCCAGCTCTTTGAGCTTACGGGTCAGCGTGTTTCGGCCCCATCCCAACAGACGAGCTGCTTCTTGTTTGTGCCCTTGAGTGTGCCTCAGCGCAGTGGTTAGCAGCGTGCGTTCCATTTCCGGCTGAGCCTCAGAAAGCAGATCCTGATGACCGGAACGTAGCGCTCGTTCCGCCCACTGCGCCAGCAGCATAGCCCAGCTATCCGGGTTGGTCTGAGTGACTCCACCGCTTTCGGTCACTGTGGTTTCAAACAGCTCGCTCGGGAGATCCTGAATCAGCACTTCCTGACCCGCCGCCATGACCGTCAACCAGCGACAGGTGTTTTCCAGTTGGCGCACGTTGCCGGGCCAGGCGAGGCGCGTTAAGGCATTTTCCGTTTCCGGATGCAGCAGTTTTGCTTCTACGCCCAGTTCGCGCGCGGCCACTTGCAGGAAATGGCGTGCCAGACGCGGGATATCTTCCCGACGCTCGCGAAGCGGAGGCAGGTGAACTCGAATCACGTTCAGGCGGTGGAACAAGTCCTCACGAAACTTGCCTTCCTGCACCCGCTGCTCAAGGTTCTGGTGGGTTGCGGCAATAATACGCACATCCACTTTTACCGCCGCGTAGCCGCCCACGCGGTAAAACTGGCCGTCGGCCAGCACGCGCAGTAAACGAGTCTGAACGTCCAGCGGCATATCACCTATTTCGTCGAGAAACAGCGTGCCGCCGTCAGCCTGTTCGAAGCGCCCCTGGCGAATCTGGTTGGCACCGGTAAAAGCCCCTTTTTCATGCCCGAACAGCTCTGACTCGATTAAATCTTTGGGAATAGCCGCCATATTGAGCGCGATAAACGGCGATTTCACCCGCGGGCTGTGGCGGTGCAATGCATGCGCCACAAGCTCTTTGCCTGTCCCGGATTCACCGTTAATCAGTACGCTGATAGAGGAGCGCGACAGGCGGCCAATAATGCGAAACACGTCCTGCATCGCCGGGGCTTCGCCGATGATGTCGGTCGTTGGTCCGTTATCCGGCGCATTACGCGGCTGCTGCTGTTCCTGATAGTGGCTGATAGCGCGTTCAACCAGCGCTACCGCCTCATCGATATCAAACGGTTTTGGCAGATAATCGAAAGCCCCCTGTTGATAGGCGCTAACGGCCGCGTCTAAATCCGAATGCGCGGTCATGATGATGACCGGCAGCATCGGGTGGCGCTGCTTAATCTGCTTTAACAGGGCAAGACCGTCCATGCCGGGCATACGAATGTCCGACAGCAGTACGTCCGGGGTTTTGGTCGCCAGCGCGTCCAGCACCTCATTGCCATTCTCAAAGGTGGTGCAGCTTAATCCGGCTCCGGTTAACGCGCGCTCAAGGACCCAGCGGATGGAGCTATCGTCGTCAACGACCCAAACTATCCCTCGTTGCATAATGACCTCTACTTCCGAATAGGCAGGTAAACCGAAAATTCGGTATGACCAGGCCAGCTGTTGAATTCGATTTTCCCCGAATGCTGGTCGATAAGGCTACGCGCTATGGAAAGACCCAGCCCGGTGCCGCCTTCTCGCCCACTGACCATCGGGTAGAACAACGTGTCCTGCAAATGTGCCGGGATACCCGGGCCGTTATCTTCAATATCTATGCGTGCCGCGAGACGATAGCGTG
Coding sequences within:
- a CDS encoding acyltransferase; the protein is MSRLLAAITLVLSIALTILVTIACSVPIILAGIVKLMLPFPAIWRSISVFADFMMYCWCEGLALLLRLNPHLKWDVEGLEGLNKKNWYLLISNHQSWADIVILCVLFRKHIPMNKYFLKQQLAWVPFMGLACWALDMPFMKRYSRTYLLRHPERRGKDVETTRRSCMKFRAHPTTIVNFVEGSRFTTEKKGQTRSPFNYLLLPKAAGIAMAMNVLGKQFDKMLNVTLCYPENNQLPFYDMLSGKMTKIVVRVSLVPITEELHGDYVNDKSFKRRFQLWLNTLWSEKDKQLETLLSGDKKAGQ
- the polA gene encoding DNA polymerase I encodes the protein MVQIADNPLILVDGSSYLYRAYHAFPPLTNSRGEPTGAMYGVLNMLRSLILQYQPTHAAVVFDAKGKTFRDELFEDYKSHRPPMPDDLRAQIEPLHAMVKAMGLPLLAVSGVEADDVIGTLALEAEKAGRPVLISTGDKDMAQLVTPGVTLINTMTNTILGPEEVLTKYGVPPELIIDFLALMGDSSDNIPGVPGVGEKTAQALLQGLGGLDTLYAHPEKIAELTFRGAKTMAAKLEQSKELAYLSYKLATIKTDVELELGCEQLEVQQPAAEELLTLFKQYEFKRWITDVEAGKWMQAKGAKPAAQPLKAAEVEAEPEVPASQLSYDNYVTVLDESVLLEWIERLKKAPLFAFDTETDSLDNVSANLVGLSFATEPGVACYIPVAHDYLDAPEQISRDRALELLKPLLEDEKALKVGQNLKYDRGIMQNYGIELRGIAFDTMLESYTLDSVAGRHDMDSLADRWLKHQTISFEEIAGKGKKQLTFNQIDLETAGRYAAEDADVTLQLHLKMWPKLEKVAGPLNIFKNVEMPLVPVISRIERNGVKIDPAILHAHSGELTKRLAELELKAHEIAGEEFNLSSTKQLQTILFEKQGIKPLKKTPGGAPSTSEEVLEELALDYPLPKVILEYRGLAKLKSTYTDKLPLMISPITGRVHTSYHQAVTATGRLSSTDPNLQNIPVRNEEGRRIRQAFIAPEDYVILSADYSQIELRIMAHLSRDKGLLSAFAEGKDIHRATAAEVFGLPLESVTGEQRRSAKAINFGLIYGMSAFGLSRQLNIPRKESQKYMDLYFERYPGVLEYMERTRAQAKDQGYVETLDGRRLYLPDINSSNGARRAGAERAAINAPMQGTAADIIKRAMIAVDGWLETDKPRVKMIMQVHDELVFEVHKDDVEAVSKKVHELMESSMKLDVPLLVEVGSGKNWDEAH
- the yihA gene encoding ribosome biogenesis GTP-binding protein YihA/YsxC, with the protein product MKNWNYQLTKFVLSAPDIRHLPSDTGIEVAFAGRSNAGKSSSLNTLTNQKSLARTSKTPGRTQLINLFEVAEGKRLVDLPGYGYAEVPEEVKHKWQRALGEYLQKRNSLKGLVVLMDIRHPLKDLDQQMIEWAVASNIEVMLLLTKADKLASGARKAQLNMVREAILAFGGNIEVEAFSSLKKTGVDKLRLKLDSWYNDLPPAVEGEAAEE
- the yihI gene encoding Der GTPase-activating protein YihI — encoded protein: MKQPNSAPQGKKPAKARRKSREEIDQEARERKRQKKHRGHAAGSRANGESQAKGGKASGQAKDPRIGSKKPIQLGVTDAAPVAKQHKPKSEKPMLTPQAELDMLENDERLDGLLERLEAGETLSKEEQSWVDAKLDRIDALMEQLGIAWEDDEEEEEEKADDLMRLLKGGN
- the hemN gene encoding oxygen-independent coproporphyrinogen III oxidase, whose amino-acid sequence is MSEQLIDWDLALIQKYNYSGPRYTSYPTALEFSEAFGEPAFLQAVARYPERPLSLYVHIPFCHKLCYFCGCNKIVTRQQHKADQYLDALEQEIIHRAPLFAGRQVSQLHWGGGTPTYLSKAQISRLMALLRGNFHFNDDAELSIEVDPREIELDVLDHLRQEGFTRLSMGVQDFNKEVQRLVNREQDEEFIFALIERARALGFTSTNIDLIYGLPKQTPESFAFTLKRVAELSPHRLSVFNYAHLPTLFAAQRKIKDADLPSAQQKMDILQETIASLTGSGYQFIGMDHFARPDDELAIAQREGKLHRNFQGYTTQGDTDLLGLGVSAISMIGDCYAQNQKELKRYYQQVDEQGNALWRGLALTRDDCIRRDVIKALICNFQLNFADIEQMWSLTFADYFAEDLGLLAPLAKDGLVEVSDQGIQVTGKGRLLIRNICMCFDAYLRQKARLQQFSRVI
- the glnG gene encoding nitrogen regulation protein NR(I); the protein is MQRGIVWVVDDDSSIRWVLERALTGAGLSCTTFENGNEVLDALATKTPDVLLSDIRMPGMDGLALLKQIKQRHPMLPVIIMTAHSDLDAAVSAYQQGAFDYLPKPFDIDEAVALVERAISHYQEQQQPRNAPDNGPTTDIIGEAPAMQDVFRIIGRLSRSSISVLINGESGTGKELVAHALHRHSPRVKSPFIALNMAAIPKDLIESELFGHEKGAFTGANQIRQGRFEQADGGTLFLDEIGDMPLDVQTRLLRVLADGQFYRVGGYAAVKVDVRIIAATHQNLEQRVQEGKFREDLFHRLNVIRVHLPPLRERREDIPRLARHFLQVAARELGVEAKLLHPETENALTRLAWPGNVRQLENTCRWLTVMAAGQEVLIQDLPSELFETTVTESGGVTQTNPDSWAMLLAQWAERALRSGHQDLLSEAQPEMERTLLTTALRHTQGHKQEAARLLGWGRNTLTRKLKELGME